In one window of Paraflavitalea soli DNA:
- a CDS encoding thermonuclease family protein encodes MKNDAGGYVVVTKVVDGDTFYFDNGNARGEKARLIGVDAPESKTVFKKRVGYYGKEAKAYLTTLLVGQQVKLEYDIDREDQYGRALVYVYLENGTFVNAELVKQGYAMVMTVPPNVKHAALFLQLQQEARKKNRGLWQPEVKQTAVLLP; translated from the coding sequence TTGAAAAATGACGCCGGCGGATATGTAGTAGTGACTAAAGTGGTGGATGGCGATACGTTTTATTTTGACAATGGGAATGCCAGGGGTGAAAAAGCCCGGCTGATTGGCGTAGACGCCCCTGAATCAAAGACAGTTTTTAAGAAACGGGTAGGATATTATGGTAAAGAGGCAAAAGCATATTTGACAACTTTACTGGTAGGCCAACAAGTGAAACTAGAGTATGACATTGATCGGGAAGATCAATACGGAAGGGCACTTGTTTATGTATACCTGGAAAATGGCACTTTTGTCAATGCTGAATTGGTAAAGCAGGGTTATGCAATGGTGATGACGGTTCCTCCCAATGTAAAGCATGCAGCATTGTTTTTACAGTTACAACAGGAGGCCAGGAAAAAGAATAGGGGTCTTTGGCAGCCTGAGGTAAAACAAACCGCTGTCTTATTGCCATGA
- a CDS encoding cold-shock protein yields MAKSQETIGKKEKEKKKAKERQEKLQRKQERKANNKGKSFEDMIAYVDENGNFSSTPIDPQKKRVINVEDIQIGVPKQAPIPETERIRKGVVKFFNDAKGFGFINDSVTQESVFVHINQLSGPLKEKDKVSFEVEMGPKGPSAINVKKEG; encoded by the coding sequence ATGGCTAAATCACAGGAAACAATAGGGAAAAAGGAAAAAGAGAAGAAGAAAGCGAAAGAAAGACAGGAAAAATTACAACGCAAGCAGGAGCGAAAAGCCAACAACAAAGGCAAGAGCTTTGAAGATATGATCGCGTATGTAGATGAAAATGGTAATTTCAGTTCTACGCCCATTGATCCTCAAAAAAAGCGCGTCATTAATGTAGAAGACATTCAGATTGGTGTTCCCAAGCAAGCTCCCATCCCGGAAACTGAGCGCATCAGAAAGGGTGTGGTGAAGTTCTTCAATGACGCCAAAGGTTTTGGATTCATCAATGATAGCGTTACCCAGGAAAGTGTGTTTGTACACATCAACCAACTCTCCGGTCCGCTGAAAGAAAAGGATAAAGTGAGTTTTGAAGTGGAGATGGGACCTAAGGGGCCTAGCGCTATCAATGTTAAGAAAGAAGGATAA
- the nudK gene encoding GDP-mannose pyrophosphatase NudK — MLRKKDKHDPSNRIIVFAGKSGMARLFSFSIPQAPNNRIVVILKFEYINEETMNDKIRILQNEVLSANWYTLRKITYEYQKPDGSLEKQSREAYDRGNGATILLYNKEAGTVILTRQFRMPTFLNGNETGMLIEACAGLLDKDNPEDCIRRETEEETGYKVSEVRKVFEAYMSPGSVTEILYFFVAAYTKAMKVNEGGGIEHEQENIEVLELPFTKALEMITTGEIKDAKTIMLLQYAQIQSLV, encoded by the coding sequence ATGTTAAGAAAGAAGGATAAACACGATCCGTCCAATCGCATTATAGTATTTGCAGGAAAGTCTGGCATGGCCAGGCTTTTTTCTTTTAGTATACCTCAGGCGCCCAATAACAGGATTGTTGTAATATTGAAGTTTGAATATATAAATGAAGAGACGATGAATGATAAGATCAGGATACTGCAAAATGAAGTACTTTCTGCTAACTGGTACACTTTAAGAAAGATCACCTACGAATACCAGAAACCCGATGGTAGCCTGGAAAAGCAAAGCCGGGAAGCCTATGACCGGGGTAATGGCGCCACCATCTTATTGTACAATAAAGAAGCGGGTACGGTTATCTTAACCCGCCAGTTCCGGATGCCCACCTTTCTGAATGGCAACGAAACAGGCATGTTGATCGAAGCCTGTGCCGGCTTGCTGGATAAAGACAACCCGGAAGATTGCATCCGGCGCGAAACGGAAGAGGAAACCGGTTATAAGGTTTCGGAAGTACGGAAGGTATTTGAAGCCTATATGTCGCCCGGATCAGTAACAGAGATCTTGTATTTCTTTGTGGCCGCCTATACAAAGGCGATGAAAGTGAATGAGGGTGGAGGCATTGAACACGAGCAGGAAAATATTGAAGTGCTGGAGTTGCCGTTTACTAAAGCACTGGAAATGATCACAACCGGCGAGATCAAAGATGCCAAAACGATCATGCTGCTGCAATATGCTCAGATACAGTCCCTGGTATAA
- a CDS encoding sensor histidine kinase: MKLAYYTKKDWLIIGLLLPPVIILVNYCIFGKRYFSGAAIFWWSTFLSGGFGLLSWYLQIIIALIMNARYPRYNQTIRRVLTSMALYVLVTVVTVVMVFVLYDRVHFFQYELNVWHMVLAALSSAGASILAASFHEGVAFYEKWKKVTDEAEQLKKENLQTQLESLKAQVNPHFLFNSLNSLSSLISEDPTKAEKFLDEMCKVYRYLLRNNEDDLAPLWVEMQFIQSYYHLLKTRYGESLFLEVDIPDELVWYRIPSLTLQMLVENAVKHNMMLKDRPLQIFITTVTGPRLVVSNNLQRKKRISSNKVGLNNIVKKYKLLKQDDIIVQEDEKTFAVVVPLIKVEEEAPV, encoded by the coding sequence ATGAAATTGGCATATTACACCAAAAAGGATTGGTTGATCATCGGCCTGCTATTGCCACCGGTGATCATTCTGGTCAATTATTGCATTTTCGGAAAACGCTACTTTTCCGGGGCCGCCATCTTCTGGTGGTCGACCTTCCTGTCTGGCGGATTTGGCCTCCTGTCCTGGTACCTGCAGATCATTATTGCCCTCATCATGAATGCCAGATATCCCCGCTACAACCAAACCATCAGGCGTGTATTGACCTCCATGGCGCTGTATGTGCTGGTTACAGTAGTGACGGTGGTGATGGTCTTCGTGCTGTACGACCGGGTGCATTTTTTTCAATATGAATTGAATGTATGGCATATGGTACTGGCAGCCTTGTCGAGCGCCGGCGCTTCCATACTGGCCGCCAGCTTTCATGAAGGCGTGGCTTTTTATGAAAAATGGAAGAAGGTGACGGATGAAGCGGAGCAACTCAAAAAAGAAAACCTGCAAACGCAATTGGAAAGCCTTAAAGCACAGGTGAACCCTCACTTTTTGTTCAACAGTCTCAACTCGCTTTCCTCCCTCATTAGCGAAGACCCCACCAAAGCAGAAAAATTCCTGGATGAAATGTGCAAGGTGTACCGCTACCTGCTGCGTAACAATGAGGATGACCTTGCGCCGCTATGGGTGGAAATGCAATTCATTCAATCCTATTACCACCTGCTCAAAACACGCTATGGAGAAAGCTTATTCCTGGAAGTGGACATCCCGGATGAGCTGGTATGGTACCGCATCCCTTCCCTTACCCTTCAGATGCTGGTGGAAAATGCGGTGAAACACAATATGATGCTGAAAGACCGGCCGCTTCAGATCTTTATTACCACGGTGACTGGTCCGCGGCTGGTAGTCTCCAACAACCTGCAGCGCAAGAAGCGTATCTCTTCCAATAAGGTGGGCCTTAATAATATTGTAAAGAAATACAAACTGTTGAAACAGGATGATATTATCGTACAGGAAGACGAGAAGACCTTTGCGGTGGTAGTGCCGCTCATAAAAGTAGAAGAAGAAGCCCCGGTTTAA
- a CDS encoding DUF3667 domain-containing protein — MEKICHNCSTAISTPFCPRCGQDAHVGRLNMHSLLHEIWHGFTHTDKGILKLIKDLALKPARVYNAYFAGARKTYFSPVVFFLLSFGIYIFLDQKVFDYEDYVVHKYNEYGRLYHLQLKYIALVLLPIQALLSWALFFRKRNLAECIVFWLYCIGFVNVLLILMTPLRLLLITNKHIVDFCLEMLTLLIIVVHAWKVFGTSWRNKILVLLLVFVLQIINVYVSFWFNIHKGIPVHYPSLPGAVQEIFWLLKSK, encoded by the coding sequence ATGGAAAAAATATGCCATAACTGCAGTACAGCAATTTCCACCCCTTTTTGTCCCCGGTGCGGACAGGATGCTCATGTGGGCCGATTGAATATGCACTCCCTGCTGCACGAAATATGGCATGGCTTTACCCATACCGATAAGGGAATATTGAAATTGATCAAAGACCTTGCGCTGAAACCTGCCCGGGTATACAATGCCTATTTCGCCGGTGCCCGCAAGACCTACTTCAGCCCCGTGGTATTTTTCCTGCTTTCCTTTGGTATATATATATTCCTCGACCAGAAGGTATTTGATTATGAAGATTACGTAGTTCACAAGTACAATGAATATGGCCGGCTCTATCATTTACAATTAAAGTATATCGCCCTCGTCTTACTGCCCATCCAGGCACTACTTAGCTGGGCCTTATTCTTCCGGAAGCGTAACCTGGCAGAATGTATTGTGTTCTGGCTTTATTGCATCGGATTTGTGAATGTGCTATTGATTTTAATGACACCATTGCGCTTATTGTTGATCACAAACAAACATATAGTAGACTTTTGTCTAGAAATGTTGACATTGCTGATTATTGTGGTTCATGCCTGGAAGGTATTTGGGACTTCGTGGCGGAATAAAATATTGGTCCTCCTGTTGGTCTTTGTATTGCAGATCATAAATGTATACGTATCCTTTTGGTTTAATATTCATAAAGGAATACCCGTCCATTATCCTTCTTTGCCCGGCGCAGTACAGGAAATATTCTGGTTGTTGAAGTCGAAGTAA
- a CDS encoding LacI family DNA-binding transcriptional regulator: MEPVNLKRLAKELNLAISTVSRALRDSYDISPETKKRVFELAQKLNYEPNPYASSLRKQKSRTIAVVIPEVANNFFSLAINGIESIAQEKGYHVLIYLTHEDYQKEVSITRHLQSGRVDGILMSVSATTEDSSHIVELHNKGIPIIFFDRICDAIDTSRITTDDYDSGFKATEHLIQNGCKHIAYLSFSQHLSITNKRMRGYLEALEHYDIKPDRKLIIQCSNDNVLSYPVLRKLLSGKKRPDGIFASVEKLAIASYHICEELKIRIPQDVKIISFSNLETASLLNPSMTTITQPAFDIGKKAASVLFRMLEKNKPGYLTETIVLNSSLIPRNSTKV; this comes from the coding sequence ATGGAACCTGTTAACCTGAAAAGGCTTGCCAAAGAACTGAATCTTGCCATTTCCACCGTCTCCCGCGCCCTGCGCGACAGCTATGATATCAGTCCCGAGACCAAGAAACGGGTGTTTGAACTGGCGCAAAAGCTCAATTATGAGCCCAATCCCTATGCCAGCAGTTTGCGCAAACAAAAAAGCAGGACCATTGCCGTGGTGATCCCCGAAGTGGCCAATAATTTTTTCTCTTTGGCCATTAATGGGATAGAATCCATCGCCCAGGAAAAAGGGTACCATGTATTGATCTATCTTACACACGAAGATTACCAGAAGGAAGTGTCCATTACCCGTCACCTGCAGAGTGGGAGGGTAGATGGCATCCTGATGTCCGTATCGGCCACTACAGAAGACAGCAGCCATATTGTAGAACTGCACAACAAAGGGATACCCATCATCTTCTTCGACCGGATCTGTGATGCTATTGATACTTCCCGGATCACTACCGATGATTATGACAGTGGCTTTAAGGCCACCGAACATTTGATACAAAATGGCTGTAAACACATTGCTTACCTGTCATTTTCCCAGCATTTATCCATTACCAATAAGCGCATGCGCGGCTACCTCGAAGCGCTGGAGCATTATGATATCAAACCCGATCGTAAGCTCATTATCCAATGCAGCAACGACAATGTGTTGAGTTATCCGGTATTGCGTAAGTTATTGTCTGGCAAGAAACGGCCCGATGGTATTTTTGCTTCCGTAGAAAAACTGGCCATTGCCAGCTACCATATATGTGAAGAATTGAAGATCCGCATTCCACAGGATGTTAAGATCATCAGCTTTTCCAACCTCGAAACAGCTTCTCTGCTCAATCCCTCCATGACCACCATTACACAGCCTGCTTTTGATATTGGTAAAAAAGCAGCTTCGGTACTTTTCCGTATGCTCGAGAAAAACAAGCCGGGCTACCTCACGGAAACAATAGTGCTCAACTCTTCACTGATCCCGCGCAATTCGACGAAAGTATAG